GGGCGTGGTGCGCAGCGGCGTCGGCTCGGGACCGGACGCGGGCACCACCGTCATCGCGGACCCGGCGGGCGGCCTCGGCGCGGCCCTGCGGCTGCACCTGGCCACCCGGCGGCTGCCGATGGCCGACCTGGTCGGGACCAGGGTGATGGTCGAGAGCCACTCGGTGCGCGCCGCCGCCGCCACCCCCGACCACCCGGACCTGGCCCGCGCCGCCGACCTGCTGACCAGGATGGACGCGCCGGACCTGGACGCGGACGCGTTCCACCAGCTCGACGCCGACTTCCACGTCGCCCTCACCGCCGCCGCGGGCAACGCCGTCAACACCGCCATCATGGCCGCGCTGCGCGACGCGATCCACCGCACCGTGCTGGACGCCGTGCAGGAGTTGCCCGACTGGTCCCGGACCGCCGTCCGCCTGCGCCGCGAGCACCGCTCGATCCTGCGCGCCGTGCGGTCGGGCGACGGCGACCTGGCCGCCACCAGGGTCACCCGCCACGTCGAGGGCTTCCACCGCGAGTGGGCCCGGCACGCCGGCCGCGTCGGCGGCCCCGAGCGTTGAACTCGGGGGTCGGGAACGTGGGACACGGTGGTCTTGAACGTGGGACACGGTGGTCGGGAACGTGGGACACGCGGGTCAGGGGAGGTGGTGG
This genomic window from Saccharothrix sp. HUAS TT1 contains:
- a CDS encoding FadR/GntR family transcriptional regulator translates to MLVLSGYGAVLRHVESELAAGRLGVGEQLPAERRLAEDLGVSRATVREAIRVLQAMGVVRSGVGSGPDAGTTVIADPAGGLGAALRLHLATRRLPMADLVGTRVMVESHSVRAAAATPDHPDLARAADLLTRMDAPDLDADAFHQLDADFHVALTAAAGNAVNTAIMAALRDAIHRTVLDAVQELPDWSRTAVRLRREHRSILRAVRSGDGDLAATRVTRHVEGFHREWARHAGRVGGPER